A stretch of Cicer arietinum cultivar CDC Frontier isolate Library 1 chromosome 5, Cicar.CDCFrontier_v2.0, whole genome shotgun sequence DNA encodes these proteins:
- the LOC101494812 gene encoding probable LRR receptor-like serine/threonine-protein kinase At1g67720 isoform X1: protein MALFSLFLLTLLLLISCAACQLQEFISIDCGGTRSNYTDTSTGLKWISDSEIMQHGEIVEVQNPNENKVQYQNRRDFPTDSRKYCYTLETEERRRYLVRATFQYGSLENGDTYPQFQLYLDATKWATVSINEDSRIYVKEMIFRAPSNSVDVCMCCATTGSPFISTLELRPLNLSMYATDFEDDFFLKVAARINFGAPTEDAVRYPEDPYDRIWESDLVKRQNFLVGVAPGTERINTTRNIEIETREYPPVKVMQTAVVGTKGVLSYRLNLEDFPGNARAYAYLAEIEDLSQNETRKFKLEQPYIADYSNAVVNIAENANGSYTLYEPSYMNVSLEFVLSFSFVKTRDSNRGPLLNAMEISKYQEIASKTFKKDSNIVNAFASLSDESVPKNEGDPCVPTPWEWVNCSTTTPPRITTINLSRRNMTGEIPPELNNMEALTELWLDGNLLTGQLPDMSNLINLKIVHLENNKLTGPLPSYLGSLPSLQALFIQNNSFSGEIPAGLLSRKITFIYDDNPGLHRKNKKHFKLIIGISIGVLLILLVLFLASLVLLHNLRKKASQKKSDEKGISGRSGTKPTGYSFGRGGNLMDEGTAYYIALSELKEATNSFSKKIGKGSFGSVYYGKMKDGKEIAVKTMTDPSSHGNHQFVTEVALLSRIHHRNLVPLIGYCEEEYQHILVYEYMHNGTLRDHIHDCSSQKQLDWITRLRIAEDSAKGLEYLHTGCNPSIIHRDVKTSNILLDINMRAKVSDFGLSRLAEEDLTHISSVARGTVGYLDPEYYANQQLTEKSDVYSFGVVLLELISGKKPVSPEDYGPEVNIVHWARSLIRKGDIISIMDPLLIGNVKTESIWRVAEIAMQCVESHGASRPRMQEVILAIQDASKIEKGTENQLKISSSGDSKPQSSRKTLLTSFLEIESPDLSNGCLPSAR from the exons ATGgctttattttctctctttctgCTCACACTTCTTCTGTTAATATCATGTGCTGCTTGCCAACTTCAAG AATTTATCAGCATTGATTGTGGAGGAACAAGAAGTAACTACACTGACACAAGCACAGGGCTTAAATGGATTTCAGATTCTGAGATTATGCAACATGGAGAGATAGTGGAAGTGCAAAACCCTAATGAAAACAAGGTTCAGTATCAGAATAGGAGAGATTTTCCAACAGATAGCAGAAAATATTGTTACACACTTGAGACTGAGGAGAGAAGAAGGTATTTGGTTAGAGCAACTTTTCAGTATGGAAGCTTGGAAAATGGAGATACATACCCTCAGTTTCAACTTTACTTGGATGCAACTAAATGGGCTACTGTTTCAATTAATGAGGACTCAAGAATATATGTTAAAGAAATGATTTTTAGGGCACCTTCAAATTCTGTTGATGTTTGCATGTGCTGTGCTACTACTGGCTCTCCTTTCATATCTACCCTTGAGCTTAGGCCTTTGAATCTTTCTATGTATGCCACTGATTTTGAGGATGATTTCTTCTTGAAAGTAGCTGCAAGAATTAACTTTGGTGCTCCAACTGAGGATGCTGTCAG GTATCCAGAGGACCCATATGATAGAATATGGGAGTCTGATCTTGTGAAAAGACAAAATTTTCTTGTTGGGGTGGCCCCAGGCACAGAAAGAATTAACACAACAAGGAACATAGAAATAGAGACAAGAGAATATCCACCAGTTAAGGTGATGCAAACAGCAGTTGTTGGCACAAAAGGAGTACTTAGCTACAGACTGAACCTAGAAGACTTTCCTGGTAATGCTAGAGCTTATGCATATTTAGCAGAGATTGAAGATCTGAGTCAGAATGAGACTAGGAAATTCAAATTGGAACAACCTTATATAGCTGACTATAGCAATGCAGTGGTGAACATAGCTGAGAATGCTAATGGTAGCTACACTCTTTATGAACCAAGTTACATGAATGTCAGTCTTGAATTTGTTCTTTCCTTCTCCTTTGTCAAGACCCGCGATTCGAATAGAGGACCTCTGCTAAATGCAATGGAAATAAGCAAATACCAAGAAATTGCTTCAAAGACCTTTAAGAAAGATT CAAACATTGTAAATGCATTTGCTTCCTTGTCTGACGAAAGTGTCCCAAAGAATGAAGGCGATCCTTGCGTTCCAACTCCTTGGGAGTGGGTGAATTGTAGTACCACTACACCTCCTAGAATTACAACAAT AAACTTGTCACGAAGAAACATGACTGGTGAAATTCCACCAGAGCTCAACAACATGGAAGCCTTGACAGAATT GTGGTTAGATGGAAACTTGCTTACAGGACAACTACCAGACATGAGCAATCTTATCAATCTAAAAATTGT GCATCTCGAGAACAACAAATTGACTGGTCCGCTTCCGTCTTACCTTGGTAGTTTGCCAAGTTTACAAGCATT GTTCATACAGAATAACTCATTTTCAGGGGAAATACCAGCAGGATTATTATCTAGAAAAATCACATTCAT CTATGATGATAACCCTGGACTGcatagaaagaacaaaaagcATTTTAAGTTGATCATAGGAATTTCTATTGGAGTACTATTGATTCTATTAGTCCTGTTCTTAGCAAGTTTGGTGTTATTGCATAACCTGAGAAAAAAGGCTTCTCAAAAGAAAAGTGATGAAAAAG GTATTTCAGGACGTAGTGGTACTAAACCAACCGGATACTCTTTCGGTCGGGGTGGGAATTTAATGGATGAAGGTACTGCATACTATATTGCTCTCTCAGAATTGAAAGAAGCTACAAATAgtttttcaaagaaaattggAAAAGGAAGCTTTGGATCTGTCTATTATGGGAAAATGAAAGACGGAAAAGAGATCGCAGTTAAGACTATGACCGATCCATCCAGTCATGGGAACCACCAATTTGTAACTGAG GTAGCCCTCTTATCAAGAATTCATCACAGAAACTTGGTTCCTCTCATTGGATATTGTGAAGAAGAATATCAACATATTCTGGTTTATGAGTATATGCACAACGGAACTCTTAGAGATCACATTCATG ATTGTTCGAGTCAGAAGCAATTAGACTGGATAACTCGTCTTCGAATTGCAGAAGATTCTGCCAAAG GTCTTGAATACTTACATACAGGATGCAATCCTAGTATCATTCACCGAGACGTAAAGACAAGCAACATTCTCCTAGACATCAATATGAGAGCAAAAGTGTCAGACTTCGGACTCTCGAGACTAGCCGAAGAAGATTTAACGCATATATCAAGTGTTGCAAGGGGAACTGTAGGCTACTTGGATCCTGA GTACTATGCAAATCAGCAATTGACTGAAAAAAGTGATGTATATAGTTTTGGAGTTGTTCTGTTGGAACTGATATCTGGAAAGAAGCCGGTATCACCAGAAGATTATGGTCCAGAAGTGAATATAGTTCACTGG GCAAGATCTTTAATTCGTAAAGGCGATATAATTAGCATTATGGATCCTTTGCTAATTGGAAATGTCAAAACTGAGTCAATTTGGAGAGTTGCTGAAATTGCCATGCAATGTGTAGAATCACATGGTGCTTCAAGGCCAAGGATGCAAGAAGTGATTTTGGCTATACAAGATGCTTCCAAGATAGAAAAAGGAACAGAAAATCAGCTAAAAATATCATCCTCAGGTGATTCCAAACCACAATCTTCAAGGAAAACTTTGCTCACAAGCTTTCTTGAAATTGAGAGCCCTGATTTGTCAAATGGTTGCCTTCCATCAGCAAgataa
- the LOC101494812 gene encoding probable LRR receptor-like serine/threonine-protein kinase At1g67720 isoform X2 yields the protein MQHGEIVEVQNPNENKVQYQNRRDFPTDSRKYCYTLETEERRRYLVRATFQYGSLENGDTYPQFQLYLDATKWATVSINEDSRIYVKEMIFRAPSNSVDVCMCCATTGSPFISTLELRPLNLSMYATDFEDDFFLKVAARINFGAPTEDAVRYPEDPYDRIWESDLVKRQNFLVGVAPGTERINTTRNIEIETREYPPVKVMQTAVVGTKGVLSYRLNLEDFPGNARAYAYLAEIEDLSQNETRKFKLEQPYIADYSNAVVNIAENANGSYTLYEPSYMNVSLEFVLSFSFVKTRDSNRGPLLNAMEISKYQEIASKTFKKDSNIVNAFASLSDESVPKNEGDPCVPTPWEWVNCSTTTPPRITTINLSRRNMTGEIPPELNNMEALTELWLDGNLLTGQLPDMSNLINLKIVHLENNKLTGPLPSYLGSLPSLQALFIQNNSFSGEIPAGLLSRKITFIYDDNPGLHRKNKKHFKLIIGISIGVLLILLVLFLASLVLLHNLRKKASQKKSDEKGISGRSGTKPTGYSFGRGGNLMDEGTAYYIALSELKEATNSFSKKIGKGSFGSVYYGKMKDGKEIAVKTMTDPSSHGNHQFVTEVALLSRIHHRNLVPLIGYCEEEYQHILVYEYMHNGTLRDHIHDCSSQKQLDWITRLRIAEDSAKGLEYLHTGCNPSIIHRDVKTSNILLDINMRAKVSDFGLSRLAEEDLTHISSVARGTVGYLDPEYYANQQLTEKSDVYSFGVVLLELISGKKPVSPEDYGPEVNIVHWARSLIRKGDIISIMDPLLIGNVKTESIWRVAEIAMQCVESHGASRPRMQEVILAIQDASKIEKGTENQLKISSSGDSKPQSSRKTLLTSFLEIESPDLSNGCLPSAR from the exons ATGCAACATGGAGAGATAGTGGAAGTGCAAAACCCTAATGAAAACAAGGTTCAGTATCAGAATAGGAGAGATTTTCCAACAGATAGCAGAAAATATTGTTACACACTTGAGACTGAGGAGAGAAGAAGGTATTTGGTTAGAGCAACTTTTCAGTATGGAAGCTTGGAAAATGGAGATACATACCCTCAGTTTCAACTTTACTTGGATGCAACTAAATGGGCTACTGTTTCAATTAATGAGGACTCAAGAATATATGTTAAAGAAATGATTTTTAGGGCACCTTCAAATTCTGTTGATGTTTGCATGTGCTGTGCTACTACTGGCTCTCCTTTCATATCTACCCTTGAGCTTAGGCCTTTGAATCTTTCTATGTATGCCACTGATTTTGAGGATGATTTCTTCTTGAAAGTAGCTGCAAGAATTAACTTTGGTGCTCCAACTGAGGATGCTGTCAG GTATCCAGAGGACCCATATGATAGAATATGGGAGTCTGATCTTGTGAAAAGACAAAATTTTCTTGTTGGGGTGGCCCCAGGCACAGAAAGAATTAACACAACAAGGAACATAGAAATAGAGACAAGAGAATATCCACCAGTTAAGGTGATGCAAACAGCAGTTGTTGGCACAAAAGGAGTACTTAGCTACAGACTGAACCTAGAAGACTTTCCTGGTAATGCTAGAGCTTATGCATATTTAGCAGAGATTGAAGATCTGAGTCAGAATGAGACTAGGAAATTCAAATTGGAACAACCTTATATAGCTGACTATAGCAATGCAGTGGTGAACATAGCTGAGAATGCTAATGGTAGCTACACTCTTTATGAACCAAGTTACATGAATGTCAGTCTTGAATTTGTTCTTTCCTTCTCCTTTGTCAAGACCCGCGATTCGAATAGAGGACCTCTGCTAAATGCAATGGAAATAAGCAAATACCAAGAAATTGCTTCAAAGACCTTTAAGAAAGATT CAAACATTGTAAATGCATTTGCTTCCTTGTCTGACGAAAGTGTCCCAAAGAATGAAGGCGATCCTTGCGTTCCAACTCCTTGGGAGTGGGTGAATTGTAGTACCACTACACCTCCTAGAATTACAACAAT AAACTTGTCACGAAGAAACATGACTGGTGAAATTCCACCAGAGCTCAACAACATGGAAGCCTTGACAGAATT GTGGTTAGATGGAAACTTGCTTACAGGACAACTACCAGACATGAGCAATCTTATCAATCTAAAAATTGT GCATCTCGAGAACAACAAATTGACTGGTCCGCTTCCGTCTTACCTTGGTAGTTTGCCAAGTTTACAAGCATT GTTCATACAGAATAACTCATTTTCAGGGGAAATACCAGCAGGATTATTATCTAGAAAAATCACATTCAT CTATGATGATAACCCTGGACTGcatagaaagaacaaaaagcATTTTAAGTTGATCATAGGAATTTCTATTGGAGTACTATTGATTCTATTAGTCCTGTTCTTAGCAAGTTTGGTGTTATTGCATAACCTGAGAAAAAAGGCTTCTCAAAAGAAAAGTGATGAAAAAG GTATTTCAGGACGTAGTGGTACTAAACCAACCGGATACTCTTTCGGTCGGGGTGGGAATTTAATGGATGAAGGTACTGCATACTATATTGCTCTCTCAGAATTGAAAGAAGCTACAAATAgtttttcaaagaaaattggAAAAGGAAGCTTTGGATCTGTCTATTATGGGAAAATGAAAGACGGAAAAGAGATCGCAGTTAAGACTATGACCGATCCATCCAGTCATGGGAACCACCAATTTGTAACTGAG GTAGCCCTCTTATCAAGAATTCATCACAGAAACTTGGTTCCTCTCATTGGATATTGTGAAGAAGAATATCAACATATTCTGGTTTATGAGTATATGCACAACGGAACTCTTAGAGATCACATTCATG ATTGTTCGAGTCAGAAGCAATTAGACTGGATAACTCGTCTTCGAATTGCAGAAGATTCTGCCAAAG GTCTTGAATACTTACATACAGGATGCAATCCTAGTATCATTCACCGAGACGTAAAGACAAGCAACATTCTCCTAGACATCAATATGAGAGCAAAAGTGTCAGACTTCGGACTCTCGAGACTAGCCGAAGAAGATTTAACGCATATATCAAGTGTTGCAAGGGGAACTGTAGGCTACTTGGATCCTGA GTACTATGCAAATCAGCAATTGACTGAAAAAAGTGATGTATATAGTTTTGGAGTTGTTCTGTTGGAACTGATATCTGGAAAGAAGCCGGTATCACCAGAAGATTATGGTCCAGAAGTGAATATAGTTCACTGG GCAAGATCTTTAATTCGTAAAGGCGATATAATTAGCATTATGGATCCTTTGCTAATTGGAAATGTCAAAACTGAGTCAATTTGGAGAGTTGCTGAAATTGCCATGCAATGTGTAGAATCACATGGTGCTTCAAGGCCAAGGATGCAAGAAGTGATTTTGGCTATACAAGATGCTTCCAAGATAGAAAAAGGAACAGAAAATCAGCTAAAAATATCATCCTCAGGTGATTCCAAACCACAATCTTCAAGGAAAACTTTGCTCACAAGCTTTCTTGAAATTGAGAGCCCTGATTTGTCAAATGGTTGCCTTCCATCAGCAAgataa
- the LOC101495141 gene encoding E3 ubiquitin-protein ligase AIRP2, giving the protein MAMMPYYLSRLPYQDSLQILEADIHHANSLAAAIPRTRGGTLIQMKLVCNQLAPLFLLFLQWMDCSCAGFLHSYLNLFHILIYKESNDGRSNISTRGRKATIKDFYAVILPSLQRLHGSFDKLESCEEKNSSLEGSSCGKKVVIEGDVKLTNVDLQREDECGICLEPCTKMVLPNCCHAMCIKCYRKWNRKSESCPFCRGSLRRVNSEDLWVLTCDEDVVDAETVSKEDLLRFYLYINKLPKDNPDALFLMYYEYLI; this is encoded by the exons ATGGCAATGATGCCTTACTACCTTTCTCGATTACCTTATCAGGATTCCCTCCAAATACTCGAAGCTGACATACACCACGCTAATTCTTT GGCTGCTGCAATTCCTAGAACAAGAGGAGGGACTCTAATTCAAATGAAATTGGTTTGCAATCAATTGGCTCCTCTTTTTCTATTATTTCTGCAATGGATGGATTGTTCTTGTGCAGGATTTTTGCACAGTTATCTCAACCTCTTTCACATACTTATATATAAg GAATCCAATGATGGTAGATCAAACATTTCTACTCGTGGAAGGAAAGCAACCATTAAGGACTTCTATG CTGTTATATTACCATCTCTTCAGCGGCTTCACGGTAGCTTTGACAAGTTGGAGAGTTGTGAAGAAAAGAACTCAAGCTTAGAAGGTTCAAGTTGTGGCAAGAAAGTAGTAATTGAAGGAGATGTGAAACTAACCAATGTTGATTTGCAAAGAGAAGATGAATGTGGTATTTGCTTAGAGCCTTGCACCAAAATGGTTTTGCCTAATTGTTGTCATGCCATGTGCATCAAATGCTACCGCAAGTG GAACAGAAAGTCAGAGTCGTGTCCGTTTTGCCGAGGTAGCTTGAGGAGGGTTAATTCAGAGGATCTATGGGTATTAACTTGTGATGAAGATGTTGTTGATGCTGAAACAGTTTCTAAAGAGGACTTGTTAAGGTTTTACCTCTATATCAACAAGCTTCCCAAAGATAATCCAGATGCACTTTTCTTAATGTATTATGAATAtctgatttaa